A window from Camelus dromedarius isolate mCamDro1 chromosome 9, mCamDro1.pat, whole genome shotgun sequence encodes these proteins:
- the C9H19orf73 gene encoding LOW QUALITY PROTEIN: putative uncharacterized protein C19orf73 homolog (The sequence of the model RefSeq protein was modified relative to this genomic sequence to represent the inferred CDS: inserted 1 base in 1 codon; deleted 2 bases in 2 codons; substituted 1 base at 1 genomic stop codon), protein MSPGASGARRGTRVATPDSGGSARRPSRRTGREGWAGGEVRVKDGFXGGGXLLGHALRLEGGVNTRLTSTPYSAPLRPPRELHVAPPPLPPTRTIVWPAGLPRRTRLMVRSAPPTQRPPTDSRRFRTPPSDHLRRKGARPPPSESLKGRGRWFQL, encoded by the exons ATGTCACCTGGAGCGAGTGGCGCGCGGCGTGGAACGCGAGTCGCGACCCCAGATTCCGGCGGTAGCGCGCGCCGGCCCTCGCGCCGCACGGGACGGGAGGGTTGGGCTGGCGGCGAGGTGAGAGTAAAGGATGGATTTTAAGGCGGGG GCCTCCTGGGACACGCGCTCAGGTTGGAAGGTGGAGTGAATACTAGGTTGACGAGTACACCTTATTCTGCA CCCTTGCGCCCGCCTCGGGAACTGCACgtggca cccccacccctgcctcccacgCGGACGATTGTATGGCCGGCAGGGCTCCCCCGGCGGACCAGGCTAATGGTTCGCTCCGCCCCGCCCACACAGAGGCCGCCCACTGACTCGCGGCGATTCAGAACTCCTCCGTCCGATCATCTGCGGAGGAAGGGGGCTCGACCTCCGCCCTCAGAATCTCTGAAGGGTAGGGGGCGTTGGTTTCAGCTCTGA